From the Sebastes umbrosus isolate fSebUmb1 chromosome 2, fSebUmb1.pri, whole genome shotgun sequence genome, one window contains:
- the LOC119500846 gene encoding chymotrypsin A-like, whose translation MAFLWILSCLAFAGAAYGCGSPAIPPVITGYSRIVNGEEAVPHSWPWQVSLQDYTGFHFCGGSLINENWVVTAAHCNVKTSHRVILGEHDRSSNAENIQVMKVGKVFKHPRYNGFTINNDILLIKLASPAQMNVRVSPVCAAETGDDFPGGMKCVTSGWGLTRHNAPNTPALLQQAALPLLTNEQCRRFWGNKISNLMICAGASGASSCMGDSGGPLVCQKAGAWTLVGIVSWGSGTCTPTMPGVYARVTELRAWMDQTIAAN comes from the exons ATGGCCTTCCTGTGGATCCTTTCCTGCCTCGCCTTCGCCGGCGCCGCCTACG GTTGCGGCTCTCCCGCCATCCCTCCCGTCATCACCGGATACTCTCGTATCGTGAACGGTGAGGAGGCGGTGCCTCACTCCTGGCCCTGGCAGGTGTCCCTGCAg gaTTACACCGGCTTCCACTTCTGTGGTGGCTCTCTCATCAATGAAAACTGGGTGGTGACAGCCGCTCACTGCAATGTCAA GACGTCCCACCGCGTGATCCTCGGAGAACACGACCGCTCCTCCAACGCTGAGAACATCCAGGTCATGAAGGTCGGCAAG GTGTTCAAGCACCCCCGCTATAACGGCTTCACCATCAACAACGACATCCTGCTCATCAAGCTGGCCAGCCCCGCCCAGATGAACGTGCGTGTTTCCCCAGTGTGTGCGGCCGAGACCGGAGACGACTTCCCCGGAGGCATGAAGTGTGTGACCAGCGGCTGGGGCCTGACCCGCCACAACG cTCCCAACACCCCCGCCCTGCTGCAGCAGGCCGCCCTCCCCCTGCTGACCAATGAGCAGTGCCGTCGTTTCTGGGGCAACAAGATCAGCAACCTGATGATCTGCGCCGGAGCCTCCGGAGCCTCCTCCTGCATG gGTGACTCTGGCGGTCCTCTGGTCTGTCAGAAGGCTGGAGCCTGGACTCTGGTCGGCATCGTGTCCTGGGGCAGTGGAACCTGCACTCCCACAATGCCCGGCGTGTACGCCCGCGTCACCGAGCTCCGCGCCTGGATGGATCAGACCATCGCTGCCAACTGA
- the LOC119500842 gene encoding agouti-related protein, whose translation MEDHFLMDVGSYDEDSSAALQLQGRAMRSSRRCIPHQQSCLGYPLPCCDPCDTCYCRFFNAICYCRRVGHACPPRRT comes from the exons ATGGAGGATCACTTCCTGATGGACGTGGGGTCCTACGACGAG GACTCCTCAGCAGCCTTGCAGCTGCAGGGTCGGGCCATGCGTTCATCTCGTCGCTGCATCCCCCACCAGCAGTCATGTCTGGGTTACCCGCTGCCCTGCTGCGACCCCTGTGACACCTGCTACTGCCGCTTCTTTAACGCCATCTGCTACTGCCGCCGGGTCGGCCACGCCTGCCCACCCAGACGCACCTGA
- the LOC119500004 gene encoding chymotrypsin B, with the protein MAFLWIISCLAFVSAAYGCGTPAVPPQVTGYARIVNGEEAVPHSWPWQVSLQQSNGFHFCGGSLINENWVVTAAHCNVRTYHRVIVGEHDKGYGSNEDVQMLKPAKVFTHPAWNPRTINNDISLIKLASPARLSTNVSPVCIAESIDNFAAGMTCVTSGWGLTRYNAPSTPNKLQQAALPLLSNEQCKRHWGSNISDVMICAGGAGATSCMGDSGGPLVCQKDNAWTLVGIVSWGSSRCSTSTPAVYARVTELRGWVDQILAAN; encoded by the exons ATGGCCTTCCTCTGGATCATCTCCTGCCTCGCCTTCGTCAGCGCCGCTTACG GCTGCGGCACCCCCGCCGTCCCCCCCCAGGTGACTGGCTACGCCCGCATCGTCAACGGCGAGGAGGCGGTGCCTCACTCCTGGCCCTGGCAGGTGTCTTTGCAG cAATCCAACGGCTTCCACTTCTGCGGCGGATCTCTGATCAACGAGAACTGGGTGGTGACCGCCGCTCACTGCAACGTCAG gACCTACCACCGCGTGATCGTTGGAGAGCACGATAAGGGCTACGGCTCCAACGAGGACGTCCAGATGCTGAAGCCCGCCAAGGTGTTCACCCACCCAGCCTGGAACCCCCGCACCATCAACAACGACATCTCCCTCATCAAGCTGGCCTCCCCCGCCCGCCTGAGCACCAATGTGTCCCCCGTCTGTATCGCCGAGTCCATCGACAACTTCGCCGCCGGCATGACCTGCGTCACCTCCGGATGGGGTCTGACCCGCTACAACG CTCCCAGTACTCCCAACAAGCTGCAGCAGGCTGCTCTGCCACTACTGTCCAACGAGCAGTGTAAGAGACACTGGGGCAGCAACATCTCCGACGTCATGATCtgtgctggaggagctggagccaCTTCCTGCATG GGCGACTCCGGTGGTCCTCTGGTCTGTCAGAAGGACAACGCCTGGACTCTGGTCGGTATTGTCTCCTGGGGAAGCAGCCGTTGCTCCACCTCCACTCCCGCCGTCTACGCCCGCGTCACCGAGCTCCGTGGCTGGGTCGACCAGATCCTCGCCGCCAACTAA
- the LOC119500011 gene encoding chymotrypsin B has translation MAFLWIISCLAFVSAAYGCGTPAVPPQVTGYARIVNGEEAVPHSWPWQVSLQQSNGFHFCGGSLINENWVVTAAHCNVRTYHRVIVGEHDKGYGSNEDVQMLKPAKVFTHPAWNPRTINNDISLIKLASPARLSTNVSPVCIAESIDNFAAGMTCVTSGWGLTRYNAPSTPNKLQQAALPLLSNEQCKRHWGSNISDVMICAGGAGATSCMGDSGGPLVCQKDNAWTLVGIVSWGSSRCSTSTPAVYARVTELRGWVDQILAAN, from the exons ATGGCCTTCCTCTGGATCATCTCCTGCCTCGCCTTCGTCAGCGCCGCTTACG GCTGCGGCACCCCCGCCGTCCCCCCCCAGGTGACTGGCTACGCCCGCATCGTCAACGGCGAGGAAGCGGTGCCTCACTCCTGGCCCTGGCAGGTGTCTTTGCAG cAATCCAACGGCTTCCACTTCTGCGGCGGATCTCTGATCAACGAGAACTGGGTGGTGACCGCCGCTCACTGCAACGTCAG gACCTACCACCGCGTGATCGTTGGAGAGCACGATAAGGGCTACGGCTCCAACGAGGACGTCCAGATGCTGAAGCCCGCCAAGGTGTTCACCCACCCAGCCTGGAACCCCCGCACCATCAACAACGACATCTCCCTCATCAAGCTGGCCTCCCCCGCCCGCCTGAGCACCAATGTGTCCCCCGTCTGTATCGCCGAGTCCATCGACAACTTCGCCGCCGGCATGACCTGCGTCACCTCCGGATGGGGTCTGACCCGCTACAACG CTCCCAGTACTCCCAACAAGCTGCAGCAGGCTGCTCTGCCACTGCTGTCCAACGAGCAGTGTAAGAGACACTGGGGCAGCAACATCTCCGACGTCATGATCtgtgctggaggagctggagccaCTTCCTGCATG GGCGACTCCGGTGGTCCTCTGGTCTGTCAGAAGGACAACGCCTGGACTCTGGTCGGTATTGTCTCCTGGGGAAGCAGCCGTTGCTCCACCTCCACTCCCGCCGTCTACGCCCGCGTCACCGAGCTCCGTGGCTGGGTCGACCAGATCCTCGCCGCCAACTAA
- the LOC119501004 gene encoding chymotrypsin A-like, whose product MAFLWILSCLAFAGAAYGCGSPAIPPVITGYSRIVNGEEAVPHSWPWQVSLQDYTGFHFCGGSLINENWVVTAAHCNVKTSHRVILGEHDRSSNAENIQVMKVGKVFKHPRYNGFTINNDILLIKLASPAQMNVRVSPVCAAETGDDFPGGMKCVTSGWGLTRHNAPNTPALLQQAALPLLTNEQCRRFWGNKISNLMICAGASGASSCMGDSGGPLVCQKAGAWTLVGIVSWGSGTCTPTMPGVYARVTELRAWMDQTIAAN is encoded by the exons ATGGCCTTCCTGTGGATCCTCTCCTGCCTCGCCTTCGCCGGCGCCGCCTACG GTTGCGGCTCTCCCGCCATCCCTCCCGTCATCACCGGATACTCTCGTATCGTGAACGGTGAGGAGGCGGTGCCTCACTCCTGGCCCTGGCAGGTGTCCCTGCAg gaTTACACCGGCTTCCACTTCTGTGGTGGCTCTCTCATCAATGAAAACTGGGTGGTGACAGCCGCTCACTGCAATGTCAA GACGTCCCACCGCGTGATCCTCGGAGAACACGACCGCTCCTCCAACGCTGAGAACATCCAGGTCATGAAGGTCGGCAAG GTGTTCAAGCACCCCCGCTATAACGGCTTCACCATCAACAACGACATCCTGCTCATCAAGCTGGCCAGCCCCGCCCAGATGAACGTGCGTGTTTCCCCAGTGTGTGCGGCCGAGACCGGAGACGACTTCCCCGGAGGCATGAAGTGTGTGACCAGCGGCTGGGGCCTGACCCGCCACAACG cTCCCAACACCCCCGCCCTGCTGCAGCAGGCCGCCCTCCCCCTGCTGACCAATGAGCAGTGCCGTCGTTTCTGGGGCAACAAGATCAGCAACCTGATGATCTGCGCCGGAGCCTCCGGAGCCTCCTCCTGCATG gGCGACTCTGGCGGTCCTCTGGTCTGTCAGAAGGCTGGAGCCTGGACTCTGGTCGGCATCGTGTCCTGGGGCAGTGGAACCTGCACTCCCACAATGCCCGGCGTGTACGCCCGCGTCACCGAGCTCCGCGCCTGGATGGATCAGACCATCGCTGCCAACTGA